The genomic segment AAAATTGTTTTAGATTGATTGGTTACCCACCAGGGCATAAACTACACAAGAAATTTCCTCAAGCCAAAGGGATTAAAGGAGTTTTAAAGCCTCCTCGAGTATCTGTACACAGCACAATTAGTGATACATCTGCAACACCCGCTGATACCTCGGAAGTTACCTTCACACCTACCCAATATGCACAAATTCTTCGTTTGCTTGAGAATTCTAATGTCCATCAAGAACATTCAGCCAATTTGGCAGGTATGGTTACCAGCTTGATGTCATTTTCTGATGCTCACAATTGGATATTGGATAGTGGTGCAAATGCTCATATTTCAGGTACCTCTACTGGACTTCAAACTCCTCAGCCATGTCCTTTGACCAATGGATCAGTTCGCCTACCCAATGGTAACTCTACATCTGTTTCTTCAACCGGTTCAATTTCATTGTCACCCTCCTGCACATTACCAAACGTTCTTCACGTTCCTGATTTCAAATTCAATCTCCTCTCCATCTCTCAATTCACTAAGGATAACCAATGTTGTGTGGTGTTCTATCCTACCTTTTGTTTATTTCAGGAACTCTTAACTGAGAAGATAATGGGGATTGGTAAAGTGAAAGATGGCTTGTATTATCTTGTCAATCCATCCTCACTTGTTGTGCAAAAGAATCAACTGCCTGATATTTCTTGTACTCCAGTTGCTTCTATACCAAAACATTTGCCTACTTGTAATGTTTCCTCATCtatcaataataatattgatCTTTGGCACAAAAGATTTGGTCACATGTCTATTGCTCGATTGCGATGCTTACCGTTTATTACACAAAATCAACTCACACAATATTGTGCTATATGTCCACTGGCCAAACAAACCAGAACCGTGTTTCCGTCTGTTGAGCGACACAAATCTCCCCATATTtttcatcttgttcatatagACATATGGGGACCTCATCGCACTCCCACTCATGAAGGTGCTCATTATTTTCTCACCTTAGTTGACGATTTTTCGAGATGTGTTTGGGTATTCCTAATGCAATTCAAATCTGATGCTCTTCgcattttaaaacaatttttcgCCTTTGTGTCAACTCATTCAAAACCCAAATCCTGCATATTCGGTCGGACAATGCTTCTGAATTTTTTAACACTGAGTGCAATGAGTTCTTTAGTACTCATGGTGTCATTCATCAGAGTTCATGTCCTTACacaccacaacaaaatgggCTAGTTGAGCGCAAACACCGTCATATTCTTAATGTGGCTCGTGCTCTCAAATTTCAAGGAACCATACATGATGTTTATTAGGGTGAATGTGTTCTACATGCCGCATACTTAATCAACCGCACCCCAACTCCACTCCTTGAAAACAAAACTCATTTTGAAGCTCTATTCAACAAAATCCCTTCCTTTGATCATATTAAGGTTTTTGGTTGTCTTTGCTTTGCAAAAAATCTTCGCTCAATCCACAAATTTGACGCTCGTGCCAAACCATATATTTTCATGGGTTACCCTCCCCATCAAAAAGGTTTCAAGCTTTTTGATCTTGCCACTCATCGATTTTTTGTATCACGGGACGTGGTGtttcatgaaaatatatttcctTTTGCCACCACCACTGCCCCTGCTACTCCATTTCCGTCTTCAACCTGCATGAACTCTGATGATGATGTCCCACCTCCTCCAGTGTCCTTCCCATTACCTAGCTCACCACCCCTTCTCTCTCCTCTTCCAGAACCTCGACGGTCATCCAGGCAGCCTAAACCACCCATTTGGATCAAAGATTTTGTTTGTTCCGCTGTTTCTACATCATCTTCTTCCAACAAACCTTATGATTTATCCAACTACCTTGGCTACACAAATATTTCTCTAACCCATCAATCATATCTTGCATCCATCTCTCACTTGTCCGAACCAACTTCTTTTACAGAAGCTTCTTCTGATCCAAGATGGCAAAAGGCTATGACTGCTGAGATTGAAGCCCTTGAGGCCAACAAAACTTGGGCCATTGTGCCACTTCCTCCGGACAAAAAACCTATTGGTTGTCGTTGGGTTTATAAAATCAAGTATAATGCGGATGGTAGTGTTAACAAATTCAAAGCACGGCTTGTGGCGAAGGGCTATACTCAACAATATGGGATAGACTATCACGACACTTTTTCCCCTGTTGCCAAAATTGTCACAGTAAGATGTCTTTTGTCGATTGTTGTGGCAAAACGATGGCCTttgtatcaaatggatgtcactAATGCCTTTTTGCAAGGTGATCTCACTGAGGACATCTATATGTCCATTCCTCCGGGTGTTGCACGACAGCCAAAGAATTTTGCTTGCAAGTTATTGAAATCTTTATATGGACTAAAGCAAGCTTCTAGACAATGGAATTCAAAGTTTTGTTCTGTGATGATTCAACATGGCTTTATACAATCGGTGCATGATCACTCCCTGTTTATCAAGCATCGCGCCCCTTACATTACCATTCTTCTGgtttatgtggatgacattgTCATTTCTGGCGATGATCATGAGTCTATTGTAGAATTAAAATCTCATCTTCATTCTAAGTTTGCTATCAAGGATCTTGGCCCTCTCAAGTATTTTTTGGGCCTCGAAGTTGCTCGTTCTGCTCAAGGTATCTGTTTGAATCAACGGAAATATGCCTTGGAATTGATCTCAGATACTGGCATGGCTGGTTGCAAGCCTTTTCCTACTCCTATGGAACAACACCTCAAATTAACATCTTCTGAGTTTGATGCAAGCATCACCCCAGTGCAACCTTCCTCTCTCACTGATATTCTTCTCCCTGATCCTACTGTCTTTCAACGGCTTATTGGACGCCTCATTTATCTCACAATTACGCGCCCCGATATCTGTTTTGCTGTACAGCACTTAAGTCAATTCATGCAAGCCCCGAAGTCCTCTCACATGCGTGCCGCGGAAAGAATCATTGGTTATCTGAAAGGGTCTCCTGGAACTGGTATTCTCTTATCAGCTTCTTGTGATTTTAGCCTCTATGCTTATTGCGATTCGGACGGAGCATCTTGTCCCATGAGTCATAAATCTGTTTCTGGTTATCTTATTACACTTGGCACATCCCCGATCTCATGGAAGTCCAAGAAACAGAGTACAGTTTCTCGTTCTTCGGCGGAAGCCGAATATAGATCAATGGCCTTCAGTGCATGTGAAATTGTATGGTTGCGAGGGCTCCTCACTGACATGGGTCTCTCTTTTAACATTCCTACAATGCTTCACTGTGACAATAAGGCTGCTCTTCACATAGCTGCTAATCCCTTGTACCATGAACGAACCAAACACATCGAGATTGATTGCCACTTTATTCGCGAAAAAATTCGAGATCATGTCATTGCTACATCTCATGTTTCTACGCATTGTCAACCGGCAGATGTTTTTACTAAGGCGTTGGGCTCTGATCAACATCGTTTTCTGCTCTCCAAGCTTGGTTTGCTCAATATACTTCAAGCTTGAGGGGGGATGTTACACACTGTCATGTATTCTCCTATTATTAGTCTTTTAGCTTCTTAGTCAATTAGTTGACCAACACTCACTTCTTGTACATATATAAACGGACACTGTGAGAAATGTAATTCATTCttctttaataaaaaaaaactctcTCATTTTTCCTGAGATAGAGAGCGGTTCATCTCTTTATTGTTCTTCATTATCTTTGATCGATCTATGCAGATTACACAATTTGTGTGCACTTTAACATCAGCAAGCTCATAACAAGTAAAAACACCAGTGTCATATGGAAGCTGTCGGGATGCTGTTGCATTTTGATTTGGCCAAACCAACACATTACATTTCTTTGTTATGGCACAAAACTACATCGATATCAACATTCTCTATGGAAGCCGTGGACACCTTTCAACTGCTGTAGACCAGCATCTGATCATGCAGGAGACAGGCACTTGATGATTGATTGTAGTATTTTTTTTCCCAGTTTCGCTCTAGTTTTGACTATTTCAATAGGGAGTATCCCTTTGCCACAAACACAATGTCCTCGAGGCTCATAAGTAGCCACTCCTCCTGGGATTCATGATAGAGAAATCATGAAGCACGAGTATCATTAAAACATTCAGAAATCTTTGGTTTATAACTCTCTTTTTCtttgaaaactcaaaatctATACATCCGGTATTAAATGAACTGTGTGCTTGTTCAATATAAAggagatttaatttatttatttgtaaaattaCACAAAAGATTCTCAAATTTATGTGCCCATTGCGTCTAACTCTTTGCTTTTGTGTTGGACTGTCAAAACCCACTCCGGTATGGACAGCAATCAAGGTCAGTGACTCATTCAGTGCACAAGAAATCATCTTTAATTAATGAAGGTCCATTTGCTGCTTAGTTTGTGATAAGAAAAGGACAGGCAATCCCTTCATTAAATTTTTAGATTTTCATATTTGTTAATATCtggtaatttttaaaaaaaattaatttagtaCTTTGGTAATTTACTGATTTCCAACTTTCGGGACTTTCGAAAACATTAAACCGaaccaaaataaaatgaattgaTTTTTGGATTAGGCATTTGAAAAGCCCAAAACCAGAAAACCAATCCGGAGTTTGATAAAATCAAGGTGCAtcaattgttgcacacacttGATTACAATTTAGTGACATCAGATTccctttttaaaaataattaaaataaaattactcCATTCTGCATTTTTCAGTTTGATTCCGCAAGcatttttataaaattcataaaatatgtaaatttatcattcataaatattttttatgggaTGATTTTCAaagtttgtttttgttttcatagtctaatatattaatttaatgataGTACCAGATCATATTTTCCCTTTtacatttgaaataaataatatCGCTGAATCACCTTTACATTGGATGCAATAATTTGCCAATTTAgacatttgaaaaaaaaaattgagcattattaatttgtttgcaATACATTAATTTATATTAGCAATATTATAATAAAAGAATAGTTTTCTTATGAGACGCTCTCActgatctttatctgtgagacgggtcaaccttactaatattgacaataaaaagtaatactcttagcataaaaagtaatattttttcatggatgatccaaataagagatccgtctcacaaaatacgattcatgagaccgtctcacgtaagtttttgtcataataaaattataagatTTTAGTATGGATTAGAGTGTAAGTATACTATAATATCTGGTCTTGTTAAAGTAAAATATAATCTTTTAAAGCATGTCCGGTGTTCTAGCAAAATAACGTAAAAATGGTAAATGGTTAATTAACATATTTGGAATTAAATTATGTATTTGGAATTTAACATATTTAAAAGAGTAATTCGATTATGCTACTTTTTAGGAGGCTACTTTGggcaatcaaaaaaaaaaaatacaagtgCTGTTAGAAGTTCCTTCTAAGACTGATTCTCAAGTCTGAACATAAATATGTTTTCACAGAAAAATCCAGTGAATTATGGCAAAAATGACAGTATAATATGAGAAATTACAGCAAAAATGACACAGAAGAACGTAATCTATAGCTACAGTGACTGAAATTTATTGCCAGCTGCTATGTGGCGATAAACAGGATTGCATATATGTCACAACTAGCTGTAGAGTTGGGTCAACCACCTCTTGTAGGTACACCTACGCTACTTCCGATGCTCTCCACCCTTCGAATAGGTTGGAATCCGATTACTCTCGGCGTAACATAGTCATTGTTCATCTAGGATCAGTCGGCAAATACCATTTGGAAGAGTCTTCTCCATTTTCTCTCTTGATATGTTGCGGATTTAATTACTAAATTACTATTTAAATTGAATTCCATTcgtattttcaatattcaagacttaaatttgaaagtccaaGAAGCTagaaaatcataaataaaaaaaaaaaaagcagctTGCTTAACCAGAGATACATGGTATACAAGAAAacaatatatgtttgattgatagatatatatatatatatatattgagacATATTCTTTGAACATTTACAAAAAAGCCTAGGCATCATCTATAATCATCTAGGCCTCGAGTATATAAAATTACAAATTAGAAATTTTCCTCTCTTATGCATCAGAATCATGGTGACAAACTAATAAAGCTCAGCTGATCAAGCTGTTGGAGGGGTGGCGATGAAGTGAACACCACCGGCCTCCGTCAGCACCGCCGCCAGTTGGGTTTCTGCTGCCGCCGGCGCCGCCTCCGAGTTGAAATTGTAATTCAGTGTCTCGTCTTCATAAATATCTGCCCATTTCTTTACAAGCATTTTGATGTCTTCTCTCTGCATGTTAGCTTCTTCGCCGGTGTACCTCCATGGCTTGGACCCTGCGGCACAGTAGTGGACGACCTTCACCTCCTCGAGATTCACGTTTTCTGGGTGGCGCCATAGCATGGCCAGCACTAAATTGTACACGTTGGGAATCGGCCGGTAAACGTCCTTAAAGAACATATTCAAGAAATCCTATACATCAACAACAAAAAGGAAAACTTCAGTTAGATTCTAGAAACTAAAACCCACAAACTCAAGAACATGCTCAAATGTCGACTTTATAACAGTAAAATCTTAAAAAGCATCGCGGAATCAAATTGGGGAGGGGCAAATGTCTTCGGGCCGATTAAGATTCTCAAATTTTTTCCACTTCAAAAAGATTACCTGCTCGGCAAATGGTGTTGGTGGTGTAATCTTGAGTATGTCCAAGAGATCATGATAAGTGGAAAGACTGGGCTCGTAGACAAACATGCCGGCGTTGAAGTAGAGAGAGGGCTTGGGGCCCAACTGTTTAGGCCACTGTACTTTGTCAGGGCACTGCTGGCAGTACCCAATCTTGAATTGTGCGGTGTGACTCCATGTCTTCTCACAGAAACAGTCCATTACTGCGTAAAAGTAGCCGTCCTCCATGTTAAACAAGTGGTCTATGTTATCATAAACCTGGATATCACCATCCAAGTATATCATCTTGCTGTACTCCACAAACTGCACAAATTTTCCAAATGATCTTTATGCTTGAAAATTAAAATGAGATAATCCCAAGTAAAGAACAGAACACAAATGGGCTTTCGATTTACCTCCCAAATCC from the Primulina tabacum isolate GXHZ01 chromosome 8, ASM2559414v2, whole genome shotgun sequence genome contains:
- the LOC142553770 gene encoding galactinol synthase 2-like, which translates into the protein MAPQISNAAVRHASSGLSKAGSMQSRAYVTFLAGDGDYVKGVVGLAKGLRKVDSAYPLVVAVLPDVPAEHRRILLEQGCIVREIEPVYPPENQTQFAMAYYVINYSKLRIWEFVEYSKMIYLDGDIQVYDNIDHLFNMEDGYFYAVMDCFCEKTWSHTAQFKIGYCQQCPDKVQWPKQLGPKPSLYFNAGMFVYEPSLSTYHDLLDILKITPPTPFAEQDFLNMFFKDVYRPIPNVYNLVLAMLWRHPENVNLEEVKVVHYCAAGSKPWRYTGEEANMQREDIKMLVKKWADIYEDETLNYNFNSEAAPAAAETQLAAVLTEAGGVHFIATPPTA